The following are encoded together in the Streptococcus oralis genome:
- a CDS encoding transporter substrate-binding domain-containing protein has translation MKKKFFLSALLISLFGLSAAKPVQADTSVADIQKRGELVVGVKQDVPNFGYKDPKTGNYSGIETDLAKMIADELKVKIRYVPVTAQTRGPLLDNEQVDMDIATFTITDERKKLYNFTSPYYTDASGFLVNKSANIKSIEDLNGKTIGVAQGSITQRLITELGKKKGLTFKFVELGSYPELITSLHAHRIDAFSVDRSILSGYISKRTELLDDSFKPSDYGIVTKKSNTELNDYLDSLVTKWTKDGSLQKLYDRYKLKPSSHTAD, from the coding sequence ATGAAAAAGAAATTCTTTTTATCAGCATTATTGATTAGCCTTTTCGGTCTTTCTGCTGCCAAACCAGTGCAAGCCGATACTAGCGTCGCAGACATTCAAAAAAGAGGCGAACTAGTTGTCGGCGTTAAACAAGACGTTCCCAATTTTGGCTACAAGGATCCCAAGACAGGGAATTATTCTGGTATCGAAACCGACTTAGCCAAGATGATTGCAGACGAACTCAAAGTCAAGATTCGCTACGTTCCTGTTACCGCACAAACTCGTGGACCACTACTAGACAACGAACAGGTCGACATGGATATCGCAACCTTCACCATCACAGATGAACGTAAAAAATTGTACAATTTCACCAGTCCCTACTATACGGATGCTTCCGGCTTTTTGGTCAATAAATCCGCCAACATCAAAAGCATTGAGGACCTAAACGGTAAAACCATTGGGGTTGCCCAAGGATCCATCACCCAGCGCTTGATCACTGAACTGGGCAAAAAGAAAGGTCTAACCTTTAAATTCGTTGAACTTGGTTCCTACCCAGAATTGATTACTTCCCTTCACGCTCACCGTATTGATGCCTTTTCCGTGGACCGCTCTATCCTGTCTGGCTACATTAGTAAACGGACAGAACTACTAGATGATAGTTTTAAGCCATCTGACTACGGTATCGTCACCAAGAAATCAAACACCGAGCTCAACGATTATCTTGATAGCTTGGTCACTAAATGGACCAAGGATGGTAGTTTGCAGAAACTTTATGACCGTTACAAGCTCAAACCATCTAGCCATACCGCAGATTAA